In Natronococcus occultus SP4, the following proteins share a genomic window:
- a CDS encoding universal stress protein — protein MTSTVLVPIDDSERSSDALEHALETHPDATITAIHVVDPRKFYTGTGIEGSITADYERIREGYEQQAQALLEDAREAATEHGVEIETEYVTGAVARSIVDYTADHDVDQIVMGSHGRSGASRILLGSVAEAVARRSPVPVTIVR, from the coding sequence ATGACATCCACCGTCCTCGTTCCGATCGACGACTCGGAGCGGTCGAGCGACGCTCTCGAGCACGCTCTCGAGACGCATCCGGACGCGACGATCACGGCGATACACGTCGTCGATCCGCGGAAGTTCTACACTGGAACCGGAATCGAGGGGAGCATCACGGCAGACTACGAGCGGATCCGGGAGGGGTACGAACAGCAGGCGCAGGCGCTGCTCGAGGACGCCCGCGAAGCGGCCACCGAGCACGGCGTCGAGATCGAGACGGAGTACGTCACCGGCGCGGTCGCCCGGTCGATCGTCGACTACACGGCCGACCACGACGTCGACCAGATCGTCATGGGGAGCCACGGCCGCTCGGGTGCGAGCCGGATCCTGCTCGGTAGCGTCGCCGAGGCCGTCGCCCGTCGTTCTCCGGTACCCGTCACGATCGTCCGCTGA
- a CDS encoding anthranilate phosphoribosyltransferase, giving the protein MTQTSGTFGEWPLKRLLTEVVGSGPKSADDMSRDQAREALQRILAGEPEETTLGAFWLANRWKRNTPAELAAYTDVMREESVVTAAPDADPVDCGANYDGKHTSALLGVGAGVVAAAAGTPVVVHSGDGVPTQKETAYKHVLDELGIRTELEPEESAAMADETGFGFYYQPAFNPGIDALFERRDEMGVRTFVNTIETVANPAEADVHLGSFYHLAFAKKLSDLIEGSEQLDFSRAIFFQGMEGYDDIRPGYTKVAEWNAGEDLTDYEIETAEYGMEIESEDLAVGDVRADSAAITEDVLAGERDDQFADAVALNGAFRMYARQDVATLEEGLEAARDAIADGSAAAVLEELREY; this is encoded by the coding sequence ATGACTCAGACATCCGGCACGTTCGGCGAGTGGCCGCTCAAGCGGCTGCTGACCGAGGTCGTCGGTTCGGGGCCGAAGTCGGCCGACGATATGAGCCGCGACCAGGCCCGCGAAGCCCTGCAGCGGATCCTCGCGGGCGAGCCCGAGGAGACGACGCTGGGCGCGTTCTGGCTGGCGAACCGCTGGAAGCGAAACACGCCCGCGGAGCTGGCGGCCTACACCGACGTCATGCGCGAGGAGTCGGTCGTCACCGCCGCGCCCGACGCCGACCCGGTCGACTGCGGCGCGAACTACGACGGCAAACACACCTCCGCGCTGCTGGGCGTCGGCGCCGGCGTCGTCGCCGCCGCGGCCGGAACGCCCGTCGTCGTCCACTCCGGGGACGGGGTGCCGACTCAGAAGGAAACGGCGTACAAACACGTCCTCGACGAACTGGGCATTCGGACCGAACTCGAGCCCGAGGAAAGCGCCGCGATGGCCGACGAGACCGGGTTCGGCTTCTACTACCAGCCCGCGTTCAACCCCGGGATCGACGCCCTCTTCGAGCGACGCGACGAGATGGGCGTCCGCACGTTCGTCAACACGATCGAGACGGTCGCCAACCCCGCCGAGGCCGACGTCCACCTCGGCTCGTTCTACCACCTCGCGTTCGCGAAGAAGCTGTCCGACCTGATCGAAGGAAGCGAGCAACTCGACTTCTCGCGGGCGATCTTCTTCCAGGGGATGGAAGGCTACGACGATATCCGTCCCGGCTACACGAAGGTCGCCGAGTGGAACGCAGGCGAGGACCTGACCGACTACGAGATCGAGACCGCCGAGTACGGCATGGAGATAGAAAGCGAGGACCTCGCGGTCGGCGACGTCCGGGCCGACTCCGCGGCGATCACCGAGGACGTCCTGGCCGGCGAACGCGACGACCAGTTCGCCGACGCTGTCGCCCTCAACGGCGCGTTCCGCATGTACGCCCGCCAGGACGTCGCGACTCTCGAGGAGGGCCTCGAAGCGGCCCGCGACGCGATCGCCGACGGCAGCGCCGCGGCGGTGCTCGAAGAGCTGCGCGAGTACTGA